One part of the Anopheles coustani chromosome 2, idAnoCousDA_361_x.2, whole genome shotgun sequence genome encodes these proteins:
- the LOC131264142 gene encoding protein dissatisfaction — protein MENGEFVDLFSQPWNSKFQASSSSGVPGDEAPNGGYAGVGGNAAAAAAAAAAATAAAMAVAPKLTTRLMQAPPNGPVPGPAQASSGGYASTKHFLAHFPGASSSGKLPTGGTGGGPLSGTGGRSLFATTPNQQHNPQLGLAAAGATDLRDINLGPLRNTNSNGGGAPPTSSSSSSSSSSTNTTSTSTSSSTSSSSGGNQHPNGGFASRESREFPKLSHRLLQPLNPGVDQPPPLGGTMQSSAATAAMMRGAENQLEQMEREQQARLDQDYSTFCSTLSAVATMAAASLAMEEDDLADSTTPPPTPFSSSSLLAQAQAGGGLAGHGSGSGGGSVEGDLGPNGELLGLNGHQHEKKTPNSIRAQIEIIPCKVCGDKSSGVHYGVITCEGCKGFFRRSQSSVVNYQCPRNKQCVVDRVNRNRCQYCRLQKCLKLGMSRDAVKFGRMSKKQREKVEDEVRFHRAQMRAQNDAAPDSSVFDTPTPSSSDQLHHGYNGYTYSNEVGYGSPYGYSTSVTPQQTMGYDISADYVDSTTTYEPRSTMIDSDFISGHNKDGSPDQNRAITLNDIRLGRVQQTTATTTTSVGPNGTDVVVGGGGGGVGDGGGGVNDGGGGPRGLAQQHQQGGSTSVVTGQQHAQTPQQASLAGLANHPTTANSMTTTNTTPSNGMANSTIITIKQEQLTNVDSIVGSFVDSTTFLPSPTGQQQQQQHQQQQHHQLATLAVTSNGMNTVTPVTVSTPVSASDVTGSNLRRNDCCQHPVTTGGGGGGGGGGGSGGSDGIPHSQHHHHHHQNTPVSFGEDDSSCDSHTRWAEGDINDVLIKTLAEAHANTNHKLEIVHEMFRKPQDVIRIQYYKNMTQEELWLDCAEKLTAMIQQIIEFAKLIPGFMRLSQDDQILLLKTGSFELAIVRMSRLMDLSTNSVLYGDIMLPQEAFYTSDSFEMKLVACIFETAKSITELKLTETELALYQSLVLLWPERNGVRGNTEIQRLFNMSMSAIRQEIEANHAPLKGDVTVLDTLLNKIPTFRELSIMHMEALQKFKQDHPQYVFPALYKELFSIDSQQDLMT, from the exons ATGGAGAACGGAGAGTTCGTGGACCTGTTCAGCCAACCCTGGAATAGCAAGTTTCAAGCATCCTCGTCGTCC GGTGTTCCGGGTGACGAAGCGCCGAACGGAGGCTACGCCGGAGTCGGTGGCAatgcggcggcggctgcggcggctgcggcggcggcAACGGCTGCGGCGATGGCCGTCGCACCCAAGCTAACCACGCGGCTCATGCAAGCCCCTCCCAACGGCCCCGTCCCGGGCCCCGCGCAAGCCTCATCCGGGGGCTACGCGAGCACCAAACACTTCCTGGCGCACTTCCCCGGTGCGTCGTCATCGGGAAAACTGCCGACGGGTGGGACCGGCGGCGGGCCACTCTCGGGCACGGGCGGACGGAGCCTCTTTGCGACGACCCCCAACCAGCAACACAACCCCCAACTCGGCCTCGCGGCGGCCGGAGCGACTGATTTACGTGATATAAACCTAGGGCCTTTAAGAAATACCAATAGTAACGGCGGTGGCGCACCGCCCACCagcagtagcagtagtagtagtagcagtagcaccaacaccaccagcacctccacttcctcctccacctcctcctcgtccGGTGGAAACCAGCATCCGAACGGCGGCTTTGCTTCGCGGGAAAGCCGCGAGTTTCCGAAGCTCAGCCACCGGTTGCTGCAGCCGCTGAATCCGGGCGTCGATCAGCCGCCACCGCTCGGTGGGACCATGCAGTCCtcggcggcgacggcggcgaTGATGCGCGGCGCCGAGAACCAGCTGGAGCAGATGGAGCGGGAGCAGCAGGCGAGGCTCGATCAGGACTACAGTACGTTCTGCTCCACGCTGTCGGCCGTCGCGACGATGGCGGCCGCCTCGCTGGCCATGGAGGAGGACGATCTGGCCGACAGCACGACGCCACCGCCGACGCCGTTCTCCTCCAGCTCGCTGCTGGCGCAGGCTCAGGCTGGCGGAGGGCTCGCGGGCCACGGGAGCGGCAGTGGGGGTGGAAGCGTTGAAGGGGATCTCGGCCCGAACGGCGAACTTCTAGGGCTGAACGGGCATCAGCATGAGAAAAAGACTCCCAACTCAATTAGAG CTCAAATCGAGATCATACCGTGCAAGGTGTGCGGCGACAAGTCGTCCGGGGTCCATTACGGCGTGATCACCTGCGAGGGCTGCAAGGGCTTCTTCCGGAGGTCGCAGAGCTCCGTCGTCAACTACCAGTGCCCGCGAAACAAACAGTGCGTGGTCGATCGGGTCAACCGGAATCGATGCCAGTACTGCCGACTGCAAAAGTGCCTAAAGCTTGGAATGAGTCGTGACG ctgtcaaattCGGTCGCATGTCGAAAAAGCAACGGGAGAAGGTCGAGGACGAGGTACGGTTTCATCGGGCTCAGATGCGCGCACAGAACGACGCGGCCCCGGACAGCTCCGTGTTCGACACGCCGACGCCTTCCAGCAGCGATCAGTTGCATCATGGCTACAATGG CTACACGTATTCGAACGAGGTCGGCTACGGCAGCCCGTACGGTTACTCGACCTCGGTGACGCCCCAGCAGACGATGGGCTACGACATCTCGGCCGACTACGTCGATAGTACAACAACTTATGAACCGAGAAGTACGATGATAGACTCAGATTTCATAAGTGGACACA ACAAGGATGGCTCACCGGATCAGAACCGGGCGATCACGCTCAACGATATCCGGTTGGGGCGGGTACAGCAGACGACGGCTACCACGACGACCAGCGTCGGTCCGAATGGTACTGATGTggtggtcggtggtggtggaggtggcgtcggcgatggtggtggtggtgtaaatgatggtggtggaggtcCACGAGGACTCGCTCAGCAGCACCAACAAGGAGGATCAACGTCGGTAGTCACCGGGCAACAACACGCTCAGACGCCGCAGCAGGCGTCTCTGGCGGGCCTGGCAAATCATCCAACCACCGCTAACAGCATGACCACTACTAACACGACCCCGAGCAATGGCATGGCCAACAGTACAATTATCACCATCAAGCAAGAACAACTAACCAACGTCGACAGCATCGTCGGCAGCTTTGTCGACTCGACCACCTTCCTGCCATCGCCCACcggccaacagcagcaacagcagcaccagcagcaacaacaccaccagctGGCCACCTTGGCGGTGACGAGCAATGGCATGAACACCGTCACACCGGTCACCGTCTCCACGCCCGTCTCAGCATCAG ATGTCACTGGTAGTAACCTAAGACGGAACGACTGCTGCCAACATCCGGTCACGACTggaggcggtggcggcggcggtggtggtggcggcagCGGTGGGTCAGACGGTATTCCGCACTCacagcatcatcaccatcaccatcagaaCACACCGGTCTCGTTTGGCGAGGATGACAGTTCCTGCGACTCGCACACTAGATGGG cCGAAGGCGATATCAACGATGTGCTGATAAAGACCCTTGCCGAGGCGCACGCAAATACCAACCACAAGCTAGAAATAGTACATGAAATGTTCAGAAAACCACAG GATGTTATACGCATACAGTACTATAAGAATATGACTCAAGAGGAACTGTGGCTGGATTGTGCGGAAAAGCTGACGGCCATGATACAGCAGATCATCGAGTTCGCCAAGCTGATACCTGGCTTCATGCGGTTAAGTCAAGACGATCAG ATTCTGCTCCTCAAAACGGGCTCGTTCGAGCTGGCGATCGTACGCATGTCTCGACTGATGGATCTCTCAACCAACTCCGTGCTGTACGGTGACATCATGCTGCCGCAGGAAGCCTTCTACACGTCCGACTCGTTCGAGATGAAGCTGGTGGCGTGCATATTTGAGACGGCAAAAAGTATTACGGAGCTGAAGCTGACGGAAACGGAACTGGCGCTTTATCAAAGCTTGGTGCTACTGTGGCCTG AACGAAACGGAGTCCGAGGTAATACGGAGATTCAGCGATTGTTCAACATGAGCATGTCCGCGATCCGGCAGGAGATTGAAGCGAACCATGCACCACTGAAGGGCGACGTAACGGTGCTCGATACTCTGCTCAATAAAATCCCCACTTTCCG CGAGCTGTCCATCATGCACATGGAGGCGTTGCAGAAATTCAAACAGGACCACCCGCAGTACGTTTTCCCCGCACTGTACAAGGAGCTGTTCTCGATCGACTCGCAGCAGGACCTGATGACATAA